In one window of Prionailurus bengalensis isolate Pbe53 chromosome B3, Fcat_Pben_1.1_paternal_pri, whole genome shotgun sequence DNA:
- the RNASE10 gene encoding inactive ribonuclease-like protein 10: MKLTLVQIFFMMLLLLLGLGVGLGLGLQMAAAVLEDSDEPLSEFLSSDSEDKTKATKGEGIRTTETMLLSNKGIVQPGWPEETILGEDEVGGNKMLRAEAPLQSNKDYLRFDLMARECNALMAHKVKEHNHTCIAQYTFIHEDLDTVRAVCNNPVVACELKGGKCHKSSRPFDLTFCKLSKPGQVTPHCNYLTFIFEKFIIISCNDMKVQVMSGQ, from the coding sequence ATGAAGCTGACTCTGGTACAGATCTTCTTTATGATGTTGCTGCTGTTACTGGGCCTGGGGGTGGGTCTGGGGTTGGGACTTCAGATGGCTGCCGCAGTCCTCGAGGATAGTGATGAGCCCCTGAGTGAGTTTTTGTCTAGCGATTCAGAGGACAAGACCAAAGCCACTAAAGGAGAGGGCATCCGAACTACAGAAACCATGCTGCTTAGCAACAAAGGAATAGTGCAACCTGGCTGGCCAGAAGAGACAATCCTTGGTGAAGACGAAGTTGGAGGGAACAAGATGCTCAGAGCTGAAGCTCCCTTGCAGAGCAACAAAGACTATCTCAGGTTTGACCTGATGGCCAGGGAATGCAATGCCCTGATGGCACACAAGGTGAAGGAACACAACCACACATGCATAGCCCAGTACACATTCATCCACGAAGATCTAGATACGGTCAGAGCTGTCTGTAATAATCCTGTTGTTGCCTGTGAACTCAAGGGAGGCAAATGCCACAAAAGCTCCCGTCCTTTTGATTTGACATTCTGCAAGTTGTCCAAACCAGGCCAAGTCACTCCTCACTGTAATTACctcactttcatttttgaaaagtttattatTATATCCTGTAATGACATGAAGGTCCAGGTGATGTCTGGACAATGA